The Streptomyces spororaveus genome includes a region encoding these proteins:
- a CDS encoding GntR family transcriptional regulator yields MLVTIDPSSPQSLAEQIAASVRRSMADGKLRRGDRLPSARALARTLDINMHTVLRGYQILRDERLIELRPGRGAVVTAEASGQALVIDACRHFISLARGTGMTRPDILRLIAEQLDPTT; encoded by the coding sequence ATGCTGGTCACCATCGACCCGTCCTCACCCCAGAGCCTCGCGGAGCAGATCGCCGCCTCCGTACGCCGCAGCATGGCCGACGGCAAGCTCCGCAGGGGCGACCGCCTGCCCTCCGCCCGCGCCTTGGCCCGCACCTTGGACATCAACATGCACACCGTCCTGCGCGGCTACCAGATCCTCAGGGACGAGCGGCTCATCGAACTCCGCCCCGGACGCGGCGCAGTCGTCACCGCCGAAGCCTCCGGCCAGGCCCTGGTCATCGACGCATGCCGACACTTCATTTCCCTCGCTAGAGGAACAGGCATGACAAGGCCCGACATCCTCCGACTCATTGCCGAACAGCTCGATCCGACCACCTGA